The sequence GCTATCACTGCGCCCACAATAACGCACGCAAAACGTAATAAAATGGAAGGAATGGTATCAAAAACAGGTGCAATACTGGATACCGCCATTTGAGTCCCTGCTATCATGGTAATAAAAACATTGGTTGTCGATAATATAATCGTTAATCCGATGAATAAAACAACGAATAAGCGAATATTTACTGGAATAAATTGGGTCACCAGAACGAAACAAGCGAGACCCGCCAGTGTTCCTCCCACACGTGTCACAGCACTTTTAAAGGCTTCATCAGGATAAGCGCCAATGGTTGTATAAACCATAATTGGAATCCAATAACTATTAGAAAAAGGCAATGCGTTTGCTAAAGCAAAAGAAAAAGCTAAGATCAAGGATTTTTGTATTGCAAAACGAAATTGAAAATAGTGAAATCCCCAATGTTGCTTTAACTGACTGCCTTTATACGCTAATTTATTTTTAACGGTTGCTGTGTGGTTTACTTTTTCAGTTTTTGCATGGAGTGTTTTGATCAAACTCTGAAGCAGTAATCTCCAATCTGAATTCAGATGCGAATCTTGTAAATGAGAGTTCTTCAAAAAATGTTCCAATTGTGATATTAATTTGTCTCGGGTCATACTATTTTCAAAAAGTTTGCTTAGATCATAAAAATATGACCGGTCGGCTTGATCCAACTCTTCATAATGAAGCTTTGCTTCATTGATTAATTGTCCAAGTTGTTCCAAACAAAGCACTAACTGAAATCTGTTTTTCTCTTTTCCAGACATCAAACCATTCTGTTTAAAAACAGTATTGTATTCTACCGCACAATATTTTGAGGCAATGTCAAAGATTTCCCCAGCATGCAGCTGAGATAATTCCCCTTTTGATAAGCTGTTCAGCTGATTGGAAATGACAGCAAACCCTTTCTTTATCAATGGATTTTCTGCCGGTTCTTTTTTCAACCGTTTCGCAACAATGATAAATAAGGTTGTGACAGCAAAACCATATAATACTGCAAAGCTTCTATTTAATAACATGTCAAAAGTTCCCGGATTCATTTGCATTAACACAAATTCTAATCCGAATAAAAAATAATTTTTTGGTGCAAAATCATCTGAATAAACGAAAATCAACAAAAAGAAAACCAAAAAATTTAACACGATAGACGTTAAGTAACCCATCGTTGCAAAAGTACCGAGTACGGCCATTAATAAAAATAAAAAGCCGCTTGTCAAATGACTTTCTATAGTAAACGCAGAATGGACTGCTCCTTTTGCGAAAAACAAAAAGATTATTCCGATTACCGCATTGGCGCTGCCAAAAAATAAAATAATCGTCGCAAATAAAATGATTCCTAAGCAAAGATAAGGCAACGTATCAAACATCTTTTTTTTGAATGCTTCTAAATTCGTGCGTATAGGTTCCACTTCCTTCTTCGTTTGTTTTTATTGTGTTCATTGGTATTTTGAATAAATGTGTTTAAACTCTTGCTAAAATCAAGCCCTGAAATTGGTTGTCCTAACAACTGTTGTCACAACAATTATACCTTTAATTCGTAAAGAGAACAATCTTTTTTTCTCTTTATAAAAAAAGATTCTGCTATTTTTAGTATCTCTGCTAAATACCTCCTTAAATAAAAAACAACTGATCCTTTCTACTCAAAAATTCCTTTTTTAAAGCCTTTCAATCTTTATTTAACTTAAAATATTGAAAGTTAGCTATTTGTTTGGCGCTTGTCTTACTCGGCCATCCAAACTAACGGTTCTATTTTTTGATTTATGTAGTTACGTAAAATCAAAACAATGTTTTTTTATTCATAAGTGCGTAAATGTCTTAAGAATGGTAAAATAAACTATAGACATTTCTTGCAAAAGAAATACACAGGCTGTTTGAGGCTTAAAATGCTATTGTTTTTTTGTCCTTCACTCTTAAATAGCAAGATTCAGAAAATTAGTTACGGTAACTTTCAGTGGATGAGTGAATTCATTATAAAAAAAGACATGTCTGTTTTTGAAGGAGGTGAAAAATTTGAATATCTTGCTCTTAAGTCTAGGTTTTGTTGGTTTAGTGGTTGTCGGTTTAACTCCTCATTATGTATTAGGCGGCATATTGGCACTCGGGAGTTTTGCGGGGTACTTTTTATTGAATGGAAGCGGCGAATGGTTTCCCATCACTATATTTATTTTAGGTATCCTATTAATGATACTTGAAGTGTTCATTCCAAATTTTGGAGTTGCAGGCATTTTAGGCGGCATCTTGCTTTTTGGCGGTATTTATCTCACTTATGACCAAAATATCGGAAAAAGTTTGATTGATTTAAGTGTGGCCGGTTTAGTGGCTGTCATTTTAGCTATCGTGTTGTTAAAAAATGGATATTCTTTTGGAAATTTAAATAAATTGGTACTGGAAAATAATTTGGATCGAATCAGCGGTTATTCCAGCAGCAAAGATTATTCTGAATACCTAGGGAAAAAAGGTGTCACAACGACGACTTTAAGACCTACAGGTAAAGTTAAGTTTGACGACAAAGAACTAGATGTGTTAAGTTCCGGGGAACAAATTGAATTTGATACACCTGTTGAAGTGATCAAAGTTGAAGGTTCTAAAATAATTGTTAGGAGAGTGTAATCAGTATGGAAAATGAAACAAGTAGTTTAATCGGTATTGGGATTATTGCAATTATCGTTATTGTCATTTTAAGTATGTTTTTCCGATTTGTTCCAGTGGGGTTATGGGTAACAGCTTATTTTTCTGGAGTGAAAGTTTCTATCGGAACATTAGTAGGGATGCGTTTAAGAAGAGTTGCTCCCCAAAATATTATTCGTCCTTTGATCAAAGCTACTAAAGCTGGCTTAGACATTGATATCAATGAATTGGAAGCTCACTATTTAGCCGGCGGGGATATCAACCAAGTTATCGATGCCCTGATTGCTGCTCAACGTGCTAATATTGATTTAGTTTTTAAACAAGCAGCAGCTATTGATTTAGCTGGTCGGAACGTATTCGAAGCGGTTCAAG is a genomic window of Carnobacterium sp. CP1 containing:
- a CDS encoding NfeD family protein; this encodes MNILLLSLGFVGLVVVGLTPHYVLGGILALGSFAGYFLLNGSGEWFPITIFILGILLMILEVFIPNFGVAGILGGILLFGGIYLTYDQNIGKSLIDLSVAGLVAVILAIVLLKNGYSFGNLNKLVLENNLDRISGYSSSKDYSEYLGKKGVTTTTLRPTGKVKFDDKELDVLSSGEQIEFDTPVEVIKVEGSKIIVRRV
- a CDS encoding FUSC family protein, yielding MEPIRTNLEAFKKKMFDTLPYLCLGIILFATIILFFGSANAVIGIIFLFFAKGAVHSAFTIESHLTSGFLFLLMAVLGTFATMGYLTSIVLNFLVFFLLIFVYSDDFAPKNYFLFGLEFVLMQMNPGTFDMLLNRSFAVLYGFAVTTLFIIVAKRLKKEPAENPLIKKGFAVISNQLNSLSKGELSQLHAGEIFDIASKYCAVEYNTVFKQNGLMSGKEKNRFQLVLCLEQLGQLINEAKLHYEELDQADRSYFYDLSKLFENSMTRDKLISQLEHFLKNSHLQDSHLNSDWRLLLQSLIKTLHAKTEKVNHTATVKNKLAYKGSQLKQHWGFHYFQFRFAIQKSLILAFSFALANALPFSNSYWIPIMVYTTIGAYPDEAFKSAVTRVGGTLAGLACFVLVTQFIPVNIRLFVVLFIGLTIILSTTNVFITMIAGTQMAVSSIAPVFDTIPSILLRFACVIVGAVIAVVGGRLILRANRDDNYQAKLNELLQIDNQLVTELNHALEQGMRGNHVSELILSLHLTTNELLKAMPRRKMIDKVQLAKLIIYNRSFLKEVLLIFMSLDLSKTDKENSETIQEALIVLEHLLATKTEVQKESEIYSAYIEKAKSKTNLDYRIAKCSLAFQQIRGKVHLSGD